The genome window CTTAACCGTTTCGATATTTTCGGTTGAAATCGCCAGAATCGCAAGCTTGTCTTCCGGCATAATGTCTCGCAGTGTATTAAGATGCGGAACCTCCTGCATACACGGCTGACACCACGTTGCCCACATAACGACCATCACGTTTTTGCCGCGATAATCTTTGAGACTGTGCGTTTTGCCTGTTATATCCGTAACTTGGAAATCAGGCATTTCTTTGCCGTAGAACTCCGGCAGTATAGGATTCCAGCTTGTTCTTCTTTCGATAATACTCTTCAATGCGTTTGGATTTGTTGTGTTTGCTTCAGTTGCCTGCTCTGTCTGCGAAACGGCCTTTTCCTGCCCCTGTTCAGGTGCGGGCGTGCTTTTCTTGCAGCCTGTGAAAAGACTAAAGTTCACAAGACAAAAAACCAACGCTAATGAGAAAATCTTTTTTGTATTCATTATGTTCTCCGATTTTATTCAGTTTTTAAAAATATGCCTCGTTCATCGTCAACGCCTTTTATGAAGAGATTAAACCGATTATCACTTTTTAACTTTTCATAAAAGATATCTCTTGCGAATATTCCGCTGCCGGTTAAATACCGGTTATACACTTCGTTGACATCGCGTATCTGGGCGACATCTTTTCCGAAATAGTATATAAACGAAGCGTTGGCATTGCAATAAGCAATTATTTCCGTGTCGGGGATAGTAGTCTTTATTTGTTCAGTAAGCAATTTTATAGCATTGTCGCTCTGACGTTCTTCGCTGGTAATTTTAGGTATCGCAAAAACAAAAACACCTGCGACTATAACGGCCGCGGCGATATGTCCGAACATAAATGTTAGCGTAAATCTCTTGTCGTAACTTTTCCGCGTAAAAATCAAATCATCGAGAATGATTCCAGCCATAACAGCCATTGCGGGCATCAATGGAAGGATATAATGCTGACGTTTTCCGCCGCAGGCAGTCATAACGAGTATGCCGACCACAAACCAAAGCCAGTGATACCATAACGCATCGCGTTTTTCTTCCCATATTTTAAAGAACGGAGCAGTCAACGCCATAGGTATAAAAGCGCAATACGGAATTATATAAATGAACATAATTCCGAAATAATAATAGAATGGTTTTCCGCCGGGCACATATTCGCCTTCGGCTCTTGCAATATATTCTCTGTTCCATATTTCCGCAGCGTTCGGCAGGTGTTTCAACACCTCAATCGGCCAGGGCAGGACAATCAACAGGAATATTAATATGCCCGCCAGCGGCAGTACTTTGGGGACAAGTTTCCATTGCTTGAAAATAAGGAAATACAAAAACAATGCCGGTGCGATTAATGGGAGCGGGGCAGGGCCTTTGGCGAGCATTGCCAGTGCGAAACTGACCCAGAAAACAATCATAAACCAAATTTGCTCTCTGCGTGATTCGGTTTTAATGCCGGCGTAAAAGCTCAACATCGCAATCGTAACGAAAGTACACAATGCCATTTCAGGTCTGCCGGTGTGGCTATATCTTATGTAACCAAGTGTGGTTGACCATATAATCGCTGAAATCGCGGCAATGCGAAAACCCAACTGCTTACGAACAAAATAAAAAATCGCTGCTGCGGAAAGTATCGCTAAAAGTGCGCTTGGCAGACGAACTGTAAAATCATTTATTCCGCCCGCAACTTTCCCGATTCCTGCGAGAATCCAATAGCAAAGCGGCGTTTTGTTCAGTCTGGGTTCGCCGTTGACATAAGGTATGACCCATTCGCCAGTTTTTATCATATTTCTGGCAGCTATGGCTACGTAGGCTTCGTGATTGCCGACGGGCATATTGGCCAGCCAGGCAAAAGATGTAATTACAGGAATTACCAAAAGGGCACAAAGGATAATTCCTTTTATTTTTCTATCGTCCATAGTTTTTATCTGTTCTTTGAGCCTAACTCATCAATTTAATGATTTGCTTAAGGTCGTTAGGACATTCGACGGGCGGATTGCTGTATTTGCCGCCTTTGTCT of Planctomycetaceae bacterium contains these proteins:
- a CDS encoding glycosyltransferase family 39 protein; the encoded protein is MDDRKIKGIILCALLVIPVITSFAWLANMPVGNHEAYVAIAARNMIKTGEWVIPYVNGEPRLNKTPLCYWILAGIGKVAGGINDFTVRLPSALLAILSAAAIFYFVRKQLGFRIAAISAIIWSTTLGYIRYSHTGRPEMALCTFVTIAMLSFYAGIKTESRREQIWFMIVFWVSFALAMLAKGPAPLPLIAPALFLYFLIFKQWKLVPKVLPLAGILIFLLIVLPWPIEVLKHLPNAAEIWNREYIARAEGEYVPGGKPFYYYFGIMFIYIIPYCAFIPMALTAPFFKIWEEKRDALWYHWLWFVVGILVMTACGGKRQHYILPLMPAMAVMAGIILDDLIFTRKSYDKRFTLTFMFGHIAAAVIVAGVFVFAIPKITSEERQSDNAIKLLTEQIKTTIPDTEIIAYCNANASFIYYFGKDVAQIRDVNEVYNRYLTGSGIFARDIFYEKLKSDNRFNLFIKGVDDERGIFLKTE
- a CDS encoding TlpA family protein disulfide reductase, with product MNTKKIFSLALVFCLVNFSLFTGCKKSTPAPEQGQEKAVSQTEQATEANTTNPNALKSIIERRTSWNPILPEFYGKEMPDFQVTDITGKTHSLKDYRGKNVMVVMWATWCQPCMQEVPHLNTLRDIMPEDKLAILAISTENIETVKKTAQSKNMKYTVIATQENLPAPFSEVKGIPTAFYIRPDGTLKIVTEGSSVLGEMKSIISAE